A genomic segment from Candidatus Saganbacteria bacterium encodes:
- a CDS encoding Rrf2 family transcriptional regulator, with the protein MKITRASDYAIRLLMHLAQEKDGEGRSEKIAKELGIPFNHLAKLVQILGRKGYLITRKGKGGGLKLALDPRKVNLAEVIEAIEGPLVISDCIGKNKFCIRSSKCKIRKCFKTVRDKILELLQETSIHDMIG; encoded by the coding sequence GTGAAAATAACGAGAGCTTCTGATTACGCTATAAGGCTTTTGATGCATCTAGCCCAAGAAAAAGACGGAGAGGGAAGATCCGAGAAGATCGCGAAAGAACTCGGTATCCCTTTCAATCATTTGGCAAAACTTGTACAGATACTTGGAAGAAAAGGCTATTTAATAACAAGAAAAGGCAAAGGCGGGGGGCTAAAACTCGCGCTTGATCCAAGAAAAGTCAATCTTGCCGAAGTTATCGAAGCTATTGAGGGGCCGCTTGTAATAAGCGATTGCATCGGAAAAAATAAATTCTGCATTAGAAGCTCAAAATGCAAAATAAGGAAATGTTTCAAGACCGTCCGTGATAAGATACTCGAATTACTCCAAGAAACATCGATCCATGACATGAT